The following proteins are encoded in a genomic region of Pseudomonas marvdashtae:
- a CDS encoding N-acetylmuramoyl-L-alanine amidase: MKFLPLLVALLVLAGCASGPRLDTSHPSVNHDSRIQFVVVHYTSASLERSLSLLTHGEVSAHYLIGDDKDATIYKLVDEGRRAWHAGESEWQGRTWLNSSSIGIEIVNPGYIDTPTGRLWFPYSEAQVQSLIVLLKDITQRNAINPVNIIGHSDIAPMRKLDPGPLFPWKRLAQAGLGVWPDEQAVARQQAAYAEQLPSASWFQAELARLGYPTPRTGEWDVATHQVLAAFQMRYRPARFDGVPDAQSAAILQVLNQTK, from the coding sequence ATGAAATTTCTCCCGCTCCTCGTTGCGTTGCTTGTGCTGGCCGGTTGCGCGAGCGGTCCCCGGCTCGACACCAGCCATCCGTCCGTCAATCATGACAGCCGCATCCAATTTGTCGTGGTGCACTACACTTCGGCGTCCCTTGAGCGTTCCCTGTCGCTGCTGACTCACGGCGAAGTCAGCGCCCATTACCTCATCGGCGACGATAAGGACGCGACCATCTACAAGTTGGTCGATGAAGGTCGGCGCGCATGGCATGCCGGTGAAAGCGAATGGCAAGGCCGGACATGGCTCAACTCCAGCTCCATCGGGATTGAAATCGTCAATCCAGGCTACATCGATACGCCGACCGGGCGTCTCTGGTTTCCCTACAGCGAGGCTCAGGTGCAATCCTTGATAGTCTTGCTCAAGGACATCACCCAACGTAACGCGATCAACCCCGTCAATATCATCGGGCACAGCGACATTGCGCCCATGCGCAAGCTGGATCCGGGGCCGTTGTTTCCGTGGAAACGCCTGGCACAGGCCGGCCTGGGTGTCTGGCCAGACGAACAGGCTGTGGCACGGCAGCAAGCCGCTTACGCCGAGCAGCTACCGAGCGCCAGTTGGTTCCAGGCCGAGCTGGCCCGCCTCGGCTACCCCACTCCGCGCACTGGCGAATGGGACGTCGCCACTCATCAGGTCCTGGCGGCCTTCCAGATGCGCTACCGGCCGGCCCGGTTCGACGGCGTGCCAGACGCGCAAAGCGCGGCGATTTTGCAGGTGCTCAACCAGACAAAATAA
- a CDS encoding GGDEF domain-containing protein, which translates to MSDDAERWREKYLKSIEQQEKLERRWDARLDLLRRGLVRSTLAAEGTDRVVDQCMKEMREVVRTDDMDAALAALLPRLEKAVLDSEQRRETRVEQMSTALTALVAQLQTLPLPKDVSRPLKKFSKQLEARVGQAREIPLLLSELSSLQGKALSVLDTPDEPSRPGLLQRLFGGHGHDEVPPQPPALVQASAASTMETALPAPAPLAPPQPEAGAIFEAPAPAPSPIAEPVHAPVTPPEPVISTAPVEKPTPAPVMPKPVESPSLEPAPTDSEHVEPAPTLENPDELTPEAPPLNETPVAPAEPTELPATVDSEEAHYALPDSPEPSYSSVARHIEDTLLGLLGDLTLPERHRPQAEAMRERLQNGLNWYELLPILDDLAVLMLAITDSGQHEFEAYLQRLNDRLESFQSTLQAASEDHADNLSASMEMDTQIREQVDGLQSSVQQADDLEGLKQVLENHLEGLLGTMDQHQKQRAQREKEVSARLKSLAERVALMEQDALIVRENLEEQRQKALVDPLTGLPNRAAWTERLEREVGEWQQHGNSLLIAMLDLDHFKRINDNYGHLAGDRVLKLIASVLRKRVRGGDFIARFGGEEFVLLVPDTPLAAGAKLAEALRAAIEACPFHFKGEPVTITVSMGMTAFKPGEHSDTVLKRADQALYRAKNAGRNRVELG; encoded by the coding sequence ATGAGCGACGACGCCGAACGCTGGAGAGAGAAATACCTCAAGAGCATCGAACAGCAGGAAAAGCTTGAGCGCCGTTGGGACGCTCGGCTCGACTTGCTGCGTCGCGGCCTGGTGCGCAGTACTTTGGCCGCCGAGGGCACTGACCGGGTTGTAGACCAGTGTATGAAAGAGATGCGCGAAGTGGTGCGCACCGACGATATGGACGCCGCCCTCGCCGCCCTGCTGCCGCGGCTGGAGAAAGCCGTACTCGATTCCGAGCAGCGCCGCGAGACTCGGGTCGAACAAATGAGCACTGCACTGACCGCCTTGGTCGCCCAGTTGCAAACGTTGCCGCTGCCGAAGGACGTCAGCCGGCCCTTGAAGAAATTTTCCAAGCAGTTGGAGGCCCGGGTCGGCCAAGCTCGGGAGATTCCCCTGTTGCTCAGCGAATTGAGTAGCTTGCAGGGCAAGGCCCTGAGCGTGCTGGATACGCCTGATGAGCCGAGCCGCCCGGGCCTGCTGCAACGATTGTTCGGTGGCCATGGCCATGACGAGGTGCCGCCCCAGCCGCCCGCGCTTGTGCAGGCGAGCGCAGCGTCCACAATGGAAACGGCGTTGCCGGCCCCAGCACCGCTCGCCCCTCCACAGCCGGAAGCCGGTGCAATCTTCGAGGCCCCTGCTCCCGCTCCCTCACCGATAGCGGAGCCAGTCCACGCGCCTGTTACGCCGCCCGAGCCGGTCATATCCACCGCTCCCGTCGAAAAGCCTACCCCCGCGCCGGTAATGCCCAAGCCAGTGGAGTCGCCGAGCTTGGAGCCGGCGCCGACCGACAGTGAACACGTCGAACCCGCGCCGACACTGGAAAATCCCGACGAGTTGACGCCAGAGGCGCCCCCGCTCAACGAGACACCGGTTGCGCCCGCAGAGCCCACCGAGCTTCCCGCAACGGTTGACTCCGAAGAGGCTCACTATGCCCTGCCCGACTCCCCGGAGCCTTCCTACAGTTCGGTCGCCAGGCATATCGAAGACACCCTGCTGGGCCTGCTGGGCGACCTGACGCTGCCCGAGCGTCACCGACCCCAAGCGGAAGCCATGCGTGAGCGCCTGCAAAACGGCTTGAACTGGTACGAACTGCTGCCGATCCTCGACGATCTTGCGGTCTTGATGCTGGCGATCACCGACAGCGGCCAGCATGAATTCGAAGCCTATCTGCAGCGACTCAATGATCGGTTGGAGTCATTCCAGAGCACCTTGCAGGCCGCCAGTGAAGACCATGCCGACAATCTGTCCGCCTCCATGGAAATGGATACGCAGATCCGCGAGCAGGTCGATGGCTTGCAGAGCAGTGTGCAGCAAGCCGACGACCTGGAAGGCCTCAAGCAAGTTTTGGAAAATCACCTCGAAGGCCTGCTTGGCACGATGGATCAGCATCAGAAGCAGCGTGCCCAGCGTGAGAAAGAGGTCTCGGCCCGCCTGAAAAGCCTCGCCGAGCGTGTGGCGCTGATGGAGCAGGACGCGCTGATCGTGCGTGAAAACCTGGAAGAACAGCGGCAAAAGGCGCTCGTCGATCCGCTGACCGGTTTACCTAACCGGGCGGCCTGGACCGAGCGCCTCGAACGGGAAGTTGGCGAGTGGCAGCAACACGGCAACAGCTTGCTGATTGCCATGCTCGACCTCGATCACTTCAAGCGGATCAACGACAACTATGGCCATCTGGCCGGCGACCGCGTGCTGAAACTCATCGCCTCGGTGTTGCGCAAGCGCGTGCGCGGCGGGGACTTCATCGCCCGCTTTGGCGGCGAGGAGTTTGTCTTGCTGGTACCGGATACACCGCTGGCGGCGGGGGCGAAACTGGCCGAAGCCTTGCGCGCGGCCATCGAAGCCTGTCCGTTTCATTTCAAGGGCGAACCGGTAACGATCACGGTGTCTATGGGCATGACGGCATTCAAGCCAGGAGAACACAGCGATACGGTGCTTAAAAGAGCCGATCAGGCGCTTTATCGTGCAAAAAATGCCGGGCGTAACCGAGTGGAGCTAGGCTGA
- a CDS encoding endonuclease/exonuclease/phosphatase family protein produces MARWSTERIVGLHEPRVNEHHVASTGLPADSRLRLLSFNIQVGISTERYRHYLTRGWQHLLPHTGRAGNLQKIGDLLKDFDLVALQEADGGSLRSGYVNQVEHLAQLGAFPYWYQQLNRNLGRLGQHSNGVLSRLRPWAIEDHPLPGPKGRGAILARFGEGPEALVVVMMHLALGARTRTMQLAYIRELIGGYKHQVLMGDMNTHANDLLQTSPLRDLGLLAPQLEATFPSWRPQRCLDHILLSPTLTLERFEVLAQPISDHLPVAVEIRLPGSLTADAFPALSPAPRGSDE; encoded by the coding sequence ATGGCCCGCTGGAGTACCGAACGCATCGTTGGCCTACATGAACCGCGGGTCAACGAGCATCATGTCGCATCCACGGGCCTGCCGGCTGACAGCCGCCTGCGGTTGCTCAGTTTCAATATTCAGGTCGGCATCAGTACCGAGCGCTACCGGCATTACCTGACTCGCGGCTGGCAACATTTGCTGCCGCACACCGGACGTGCCGGCAATCTGCAGAAAATCGGCGACCTGTTGAAGGACTTCGACTTGGTCGCGCTGCAAGAGGCCGACGGCGGAAGCCTGCGGTCCGGCTACGTCAATCAGGTCGAACACCTCGCCCAACTGGGCGCCTTTCCTTATTGGTACCAACAGCTCAATCGTAACCTCGGCCGGCTCGGCCAGCACAGTAACGGCGTGCTCAGCCGCCTGCGGCCGTGGGCGATCGAAGACCATCCGTTGCCGGGCCCCAAGGGGCGCGGAGCGATCCTGGCGCGTTTCGGCGAAGGGCCGGAGGCGTTGGTGGTGGTGATGATGCACCTGGCCCTCGGTGCTCGTACCCGAACAATGCAACTGGCCTACATTCGTGAATTGATTGGTGGCTACAAGCACCAGGTATTGATGGGCGACATGAATACCCATGCCAACGATTTGCTGCAGACCTCTCCTCTGCGGGACCTTGGCCTGCTTGCCCCGCAACTGGAAGCGACATTTCCCAGCTGGCGCCCCCAGCGTTGCCTGGACCATATTCTGCTGAGCCCGACCCTGACCCTCGAACGGTTCGAGGTGTTGGCCCAGCCCATTTCCGATCACCTGCCAGTCGCGGTCGAAATACGTTTGCCGGGTTCGCTCACGGCTGACGCGTTTCCCGCCCTGAGTCCTGCCCCTCGCGGATCCGATGAATGA
- a CDS encoding thiol:disulfide interchange protein DsbA/DsbL gives MRNLIISAALVAASLFGMAAQANAEESKAPYVELTNPVPVAVPGKIEVVELFWYGCPHCYAFEPVINPWVEKLPSDVNFVRIPAMFGGPWDAHGQMFLTLEAMGVEHQVHAAVFNAIQNEKKRLTDPEDMAEFLATQGVDKDKFLATFNSFAIKGQINKAKELAKKYEITGVPTMVVNGKYRFDIGSAGGANEALQLADKLIAKERAATKAAAN, from the coding sequence ATGCGTAATCTGATCATCAGCGCCGCGCTCGTCGCCGCCAGCCTGTTCGGCATGGCTGCCCAAGCCAACGCCGAAGAATCGAAGGCCCCCTACGTCGAGTTGACCAACCCCGTACCGGTGGCCGTGCCTGGCAAAATCGAGGTGGTGGAGCTGTTCTGGTACGGCTGCCCGCATTGCTACGCGTTCGAGCCGGTCATCAACCCTTGGGTTGAGAAGCTGCCTTCCGATGTGAACTTCGTCCGCATCCCTGCGATGTTCGGTGGCCCATGGGATGCCCACGGCCAGATGTTCCTGACCCTCGAAGCGATGGGTGTCGAGCATCAAGTCCACGCAGCAGTGTTCAATGCAATCCAGAACGAAAAGAAGCGCCTGACCGATCCTGAGGACATGGCCGAGTTCCTCGCCACCCAAGGCGTCGACAAGGACAAGTTCCTCGCAACCTTCAACTCCTTCGCTATCAAGGGCCAGATCAACAAGGCCAAAGAGCTGGCGAAGAAATACGAAATCACCGGCGTACCGACGATGGTCGTCAATGGCAAATACCGCTTTGACATCGGCTCTGCTGGCGGTGCGAATGAAGCGCTGCAACTGGCCGACAAGCTGATCGCCAAAGAGCGAGCGGCCACCAAGGCTGCCGCCAACTAA
- a CDS encoding c-type cytochrome, which yields MNKLIVSLLLTLGISGVAHAAGDAAAGQAKAAVCGACHGPDGNSMAPNFPKLAGQGERYLTKQLKEIKDGKRVVLEMTGLLNNLNDQDLADIAAYFASQKGSVGAADPKLVARGEALFRGGNLEKGLPACTGCHSPDGKGNAAAGFPHLGGQHAQYITKQLTDFRKEEGGRANDGDAMTMRTIARKLSDEDIAAVSSYIQGLH from the coding sequence ATGAACAAACTGATCGTGAGTCTGCTGTTGACCTTGGGGATATCCGGCGTAGCCCACGCCGCTGGCGATGCCGCTGCCGGTCAGGCGAAAGCGGCCGTATGCGGGGCCTGCCACGGCCCGGATGGCAATAGCATGGCGCCCAACTTTCCGAAACTGGCGGGCCAGGGCGAGCGTTACTTGACCAAGCAGCTTAAGGAAATCAAGGACGGCAAGCGTGTCGTGCTGGAAATGACGGGCCTGCTGAACAATCTGAACGATCAAGACCTGGCGGACATCGCGGCTTATTTCGCTAGCCAGAAGGGCAGCGTAGGCGCTGCCGATCCAAAACTCGTTGCGCGCGGCGAAGCACTGTTCCGCGGTGGCAATCTGGAAAAAGGCCTGCCAGCCTGCACGGGCTGCCACTCCCCGGATGGCAAAGGCAACGCTGCCGCCGGCTTCCCGCACCTGGGCGGCCAGCATGCCCAGTACATCACCAAGCAGCTGACCGATTTCCGCAAGGAAGAAGGCGGTCGTGCCAACGATGGCGATGCGATGACCATGCGCACCATTGCTCGCAAGCTGAGCGACGAGGATATCGCAGCAGTATCCAGCTACATCCAGGGCCTGCACTAA
- a CDS encoding c-type cytochrome yields MTKWLLAAGVLMPLYSAQATQDPEAVYNRVCGACHSGQLPMAPRKGDQAAWTPRLAKGMETLVQHVTQGFKAMPPRGLCMDCSAEDYRAIIQWMSE; encoded by the coding sequence ATGACGAAATGGCTGCTAGCTGCCGGTGTCTTGATGCCGCTTTACAGCGCTCAGGCTACACAGGATCCGGAAGCTGTGTACAACCGTGTTTGTGGTGCCTGTCATTCCGGCCAACTACCCATGGCGCCCCGCAAGGGTGATCAGGCAGCTTGGACGCCGAGGTTGGCGAAAGGTATGGAGACGCTGGTGCAACACGTGACCCAGGGTTTCAAGGCGATGCCGCCGCGTGGTTTGTGCATGGACTGCAGTGCCGAGGATTACCGAGCCATCATCCAGTGGATGAGCGAGTAA
- the yihA gene encoding ribosome biogenesis GTP-binding protein YihA/YsxC, translating to MQLKNPILGLCQQSTFMLSAAKVDQCPDDEGFEVAFAGRSNAGKSSALNTLTHASLARTSKTPGRTQLLNFFKLDDERRLVDLPGYGYAKVPIPLKQHWQRHLEAYLGSRESLKGLILMMDIRHPMTDFDLLMLDWAVASGMPMHILLTKADKLTYGAAKNTLLKVQSEIRKGWGDAITIQLFSAPKRMGLEEAYTVLANWMELADKGSDEAE from the coding sequence ATGCAACTGAAGAACCCCATCCTTGGCCTGTGCCAACAGTCCACCTTCATGCTCAGCGCCGCCAAAGTCGACCAGTGCCCCGACGATGAAGGTTTCGAAGTGGCCTTTGCCGGGCGTTCCAACGCCGGCAAGTCCAGCGCGCTGAACACCCTGACCCATGCCAGCCTGGCACGCACCTCGAAAACCCCAGGCCGCACACAGCTCTTGAACTTCTTCAAGCTAGACGATGAACGGCGTTTGGTCGACCTGCCCGGTTATGGTTATGCCAAAGTGCCGATTCCGCTCAAGCAGCATTGGCAGCGCCACTTGGAAGCCTACCTGGGCAGTCGCGAGAGTTTGAAAGGGCTCATCCTGATGATGGACATCCGCCATCCGATGACCGACTTCGACCTGTTGATGCTCGATTGGGCAGTCGCCAGCGGCATGCCGATGCATATTTTGTTGACCAAGGCCGACAAGCTCACTTACGGCGCAGCCAAGAACACGCTGCTCAAAGTGCAATCGGAAATCCGCAAGGGATGGGGCGACGCGATCACCATCCAGCTGTTTTCGGCGCCCAAGCGTATGGGCCTGGAAGAAGCCTATACGGTGCTGGCCAATTGGATGGAACTGGCGGACAAAGGCAGCGACGAAGCTGAATAA
- the polA gene encoding DNA polymerase I translates to MSQAPLVLVDGSSYLYRAFHALPPLTTSKGLPTGAVKGVLNMLKSLRKQYPDSPFAVVFDAKGGTFRDALYAEYKANRPSMPDDMRVQIEPLHASVKALGFPLLCVDNVEADDVIGTLARSSAAADRPVVISTGDKDMAQLVDGHITLVNTMTGSALDVAGVKEKFGVAPEQIIDYLALMGDSSDNIPGVPGIGPKTASGLLVGVNGGLSELYAQLDIVATLPIRGAKTLAAKLEEHKEMALLSYELATIKTDVPLDIGLDDLQMGAPDHEKLAELYTLLEFKSWFEDNQRDAKRAGQEIIEVADELPGGAEAKYEVILDQPSFDAWLSKLEHAPLFSLVTQTNGGDAQHSQLVGLSFAVAPFEAAYIPLTHSYMGVPEQLDRDTVLNALKPLLENPNKLKVGQHAKFETNILANCAIGGDQGNGIFMQGIAFDTMLESYVLDSTATRHDMDSLALKYLGQSKTDFQDIAGKGVKQLTFDQISLELAGPYAAEDADVTFRLHQALQEKLAATPSLGKVLNEIEMPLMPVLARIERQGALVDANLLGVQSVELGEKLVALEREAFAIAGEEFNLGSPKQLGVILYEKLGLPVLSKTAKGQASTAEAVLAELAEQDYPLPKVLMQYRSLSKLKSTYTDRLPEQINSRTGRVHTNYQQAVAATGRLSSIDPNLQNIPIRTAEGRRIRQAFVAPKGYKLLAADYSQIELRIMAHLAKDEGLLHAFRNDLDVHRATAAEVFGVELEAVTHDQRRSAKAINFGLIYGMSAFGLAKQIGVDRKQSQAYIDRYFTRYPGVLEYMERTRAQAAEQGFVETIFGRRLYLPDINAKNPALRKGAERTAINAPMQGTAADIIKKAMVAVDGWLTASGLDAKVILQVHDELVLEVREDLVDQVREEVRLHMSAAATLDVPLLVEVGVGNNWDEAH, encoded by the coding sequence ATGAGCCAAGCCCCCCTCGTCCTGGTGGACGGTTCTTCTTATCTGTACCGCGCCTTTCACGCGCTGCCACCGCTGACCACTTCCAAAGGCCTGCCGACCGGCGCGGTCAAGGGCGTGTTGAACATGCTCAAGAGCCTGCGCAAGCAGTATCCGGACAGCCCGTTCGCGGTGGTGTTCGACGCCAAGGGTGGGACGTTTCGCGATGCGCTGTACGCCGAATACAAGGCCAACCGCCCAAGCATGCCCGACGACATGCGCGTGCAGATCGAGCCGCTGCACGCCAGCGTGAAAGCCTTGGGCTTCCCGCTGCTGTGCGTGGACAACGTCGAAGCCGACGACGTGATCGGCACGCTGGCCCGCAGCAGCGCCGCCGCCGACCGCCCAGTGGTGATCTCCACCGGCGACAAGGACATGGCGCAGTTGGTCGATGGCCACATTACCTTGGTCAACACGATGACCGGTAGCGCACTCGACGTGGCTGGCGTGAAGGAGAAGTTTGGCGTCGCTCCGGAGCAGATCATCGACTATCTGGCATTAATGGGCGATTCGTCCGACAACATCCCAGGTGTGCCGGGCATTGGGCCAAAAACCGCTTCCGGCCTTTTGGTGGGTGTCAACGGCGGCCTGAGCGAGTTGTATGCGCAACTGGATATCGTTGCAACGCTGCCGATTCGTGGCGCCAAGACGTTGGCCGCCAAGCTGGAAGAGCACAAGGAAATGGCGCTTCTTTCCTACGAGTTGGCGACCATCAAGACCGACGTTCCCTTGGACATCGGCCTCGACGACTTGCAGATGGGCGCGCCGGATCACGAGAAGCTTGCCGAGTTGTACACGTTGCTGGAATTCAAGAGCTGGTTCGAAGATAACCAGCGTGACGCCAAGCGTGCCGGGCAGGAAATCATTGAAGTTGCCGACGAGCTGCCGGGGGGCGCCGAGGCGAAGTACGAGGTGATTCTCGATCAGCCGAGCTTCGATGCCTGGTTGTCCAAGCTTGAACATGCGCCGCTGTTTTCCCTGGTCACGCAAACCAACGGTGGCGATGCCCAGCATTCGCAGCTCGTTGGCTTGTCGTTCGCCGTGGCCCCGTTCGAGGCGGCTTATATCCCGCTGACCCATTCCTACATGGGCGTGCCGGAGCAGCTGGACCGCGACACGGTGCTCAACGCTCTCAAGCCGCTGCTGGAAAATCCGAACAAGCTCAAGGTCGGCCAGCATGCCAAGTTCGAAACCAACATCCTGGCCAATTGCGCCATTGGCGGTGATCAGGGCAATGGCATTTTCATGCAAGGTATCGCCTTCGACACCATGCTTGAATCCTACGTGCTGGACTCCACCGCGACCCGCCACGACATGGACAGCCTGGCGCTGAAATACCTGGGCCAAAGCAAGACGGATTTCCAGGACATCGCCGGCAAAGGGGTCAAGCAATTGACCTTCGATCAGATCTCCCTGGAACTGGCCGGGCCCTACGCCGCTGAAGACGCCGACGTGACCTTCCGCTTGCACCAGGCCCTACAGGAAAAATTGGCCGCCACGCCGAGCCTGGGCAAAGTCCTCAACGAAATCGAAATGCCGTTGATGCCGGTCTTGGCGCGCATCGAGCGCCAGGGCGCGTTAGTCGATGCCAACCTCCTGGGCGTGCAAAGCGTCGAGTTGGGCGAAAAACTGGTGGCACTGGAGCGTGAGGCGTTTGCCATCGCCGGCGAGGAATTCAACCTGGGCTCGCCGAAGCAATTGGGCGTGATCCTGTACGAAAAGCTTGGTTTGCCGGTGCTCAGCAAAACCGCCAAGGGCCAGGCCTCCACTGCCGAAGCGGTACTTGCCGAACTGGCGGAGCAGGATTACCCGCTGCCCAAGGTGCTGATGCAGTACCGCTCCCTGAGCAAGCTCAAGAGCACCTACACCGATCGCCTCCCCGAGCAGATCAACAGCCGCACCGGCCGCGTCCATACCAATTATCAGCAAGCGGTCGCCGCGACCGGGCGCTTGTCGTCCATCGACCCGAACCTGCAGAACATTCCGATTCGCACCGCTGAAGGCCGGCGCATCCGCCAGGCGTTCGTCGCGCCGAAAGGCTACAAGCTGCTGGCGGCGGACTATTCGCAGATCGAACTGCGGATCATGGCGCACCTCGCCAAGGACGAAGGGTTGCTCCACGCGTTTCGCAACGACCTTGACGTACACCGAGCCACCGCTGCCGAAGTGTTTGGCGTCGAACTGGAAGCCGTCACCCATGATCAGCGTCGCAGTGCCAAGGCGATCAACTTCGGTTTGATCTATGGCATGAGCGCCTTCGGCCTGGCCAAGCAGATCGGTGTCGATCGCAAGCAGTCCCAGGCTTACATCGACCGCTACTTCACCCGCTACCCTGGCGTGCTGGAATACATGGAGCGCACCCGTGCCCAGGCAGCCGAGCAAGGCTTCGTCGAAACCATCTTCGGCCGTCGGCTGTACTTGCCGGACATCAATGCGAAGAACCCGGCGCTGCGCAAAGGCGCTGAGCGCACGGCGATCAACGCACCGATGCAAGGCACCGCCGCCGACATCATCAAGAAAGCCATGGTGGCTGTGGATGGCTGGCTGACGGCGTCAGGTCTGGATGCGAAAGTCATCCTGCAGGTACACGACGAATTGGTGCTGGAAGTGCGCGAAGACCTGGTCGATCAGGTGCGCGAAGAGGTTCGCCTGCACATGAGCGCCGCCGCCACCCTGGACGTGCCGCTGCTGGTGGAAGTGGGCGTGGGCAATAACTGGGACGAGGCGCACTGA
- a CDS encoding DUF2782 domain-containing protein produces the protein MRTLNRLLLAGLFAFTPLAVMAADDAPSADPDVTIRTEGDRTIQEYRQNGFLYAIKVTPKNGKPYFLVRADGTDANFIRSDQPDMLIPSWKIFEW, from the coding sequence ATGCGTACACTAAATCGCCTGTTACTGGCTGGCTTGTTTGCATTCACCCCGCTGGCCGTCATGGCCGCGGACGACGCACCTTCGGCGGACCCGGATGTCACCATCCGCACCGAAGGCGACAGAACCATTCAGGAGTATCGGCAAAACGGCTTCTTGTACGCGATCAAGGTCACGCCCAAAAACGGCAAGCCTTACTTCCTCGTGCGCGCTGACGGCACCGATGCAAACTTCATCCGATCGGACCAGCCGGATATGCTGATCCCTTCGTGGAAAATCTTTGAGTGGTAA
- a CDS encoding homoserine kinase, translated as MSVFTPLARPELETFLAPYGLGRLLDFQGIAAGSENTNFFISLERGEFVLTLVERGPVQEMPFFIELLDVLHDADLPVPYALRTTDGVALRELAGKPALLQPRLAGKHIKQANAQHCAQVGELLAHLHLATRDNMIKRKTDRGLDWMQEEGAKLLSHLDAEPRRLLEAALEEITLKKVGILALPRANIHADLFRDNAMFEGTHLTGLIDFYNACSGPMLYDVAIALNDWCSDDDGGLDGPRARALLGAYAALRPFTAAEAELWPTMLRVACVRFWLSRLIAAESFAGQDVLIHDPMEFQQRLAQRQTVHTVLPFAL; from the coding sequence ATGTCTGTGTTCACGCCCCTGGCTCGGCCCGAGCTGGAAACCTTTCTCGCCCCTTATGGGCTCGGCCGCCTGCTTGATTTCCAGGGGATTGCCGCTGGCAGCGAAAACACCAATTTCTTTATCAGCCTGGAACGGGGCGAATTTGTCCTGACCCTGGTCGAGCGCGGCCCTGTGCAGGAGATGCCGTTCTTTATCGAGCTGCTGGATGTACTGCACGACGCCGACCTGCCGGTGCCTTACGCCTTGCGCACCACCGACGGCGTCGCGCTACGGGAACTGGCGGGCAAGCCGGCGCTGCTGCAACCGCGCCTGGCGGGCAAACACATCAAGCAGGCCAACGCCCAGCACTGCGCCCAGGTCGGCGAATTGCTCGCGCACCTGCACCTGGCCACCCGCGACAACATGATCAAGCGCAAGACTGATCGCGGCCTGGATTGGATGCAGGAGGAGGGCGCCAAGCTGTTGTCGCACCTCGATGCCGAGCCTCGTCGGCTGCTTGAGGCGGCGCTTGAAGAAATCACGCTGAAAAAGGTCGGCATCCTGGCGCTGCCGCGCGCCAACATCCATGCCGATCTGTTCCGCGACAATGCGATGTTCGAAGGCACGCACCTGACCGGCTTGATCGACTTTTACAACGCCTGCTCCGGGCCGATGCTGTATGACGTCGCCATCGCCCTGAACGATTGGTGCTCAGATGACGACGGTGGGCTCGATGGCCCCCGGGCGCGAGCGTTGCTGGGCGCCTATGCGGCGCTACGTCCGTTCACCGCCGCCGAGGCCGAGCTGTGGCCCACCATGCTGCGCGTGGCGTGCGTGCGGTTCTGGCTGTCGCGGTTGATCGCCGCCGAATCGTTTGCCGGGCAGGATGTGTTGATCCACGATCCGATGGAGTTCCAGCAGCGGTTGGCGCAGCGGCAGACGGTTCACACGGTGTTGCCGTTCGCCCTATAG